The following proteins are co-located in the Polystyrenella longa genome:
- a CDS encoding DUF58 domain-containing protein — protein sequence METPTKKTQLTELLANDTLGRVEKMRLLSRRKFTNKSHGEHLSGKGGTSTEFSDYRNYVAGDDVRYVDWNIFSRLGRPYMKQYRHEEEMHVVIIVDASSSMMFENKFTLAKQLATALGIMSIMSLERLSIYGCHMQGLHPFQLPPCSGRTSLKRLLAFMEGLEGGGDQPIDQAVESVLRTHRGRGICVLLSDFLTLGDLSKSFNMLYSRGLEVMGLQVLGPSEIHPDLTGDIRLVDSEYGSTLDISSAGDLLELYQEHRLALEEQLALQCRQRSGRFLSINSETTVEQILFDLLRREGWVQ from the coding sequence TTGGAAACTCCCACCAAAAAAACGCAACTGACGGAGCTACTGGCCAACGATACGTTGGGCCGCGTAGAGAAAATGCGTTTACTCTCCCGCCGGAAGTTCACCAATAAATCGCATGGTGAACATCTCTCCGGCAAAGGAGGAACCAGCACCGAGTTTTCGGATTACCGAAACTACGTGGCGGGTGACGACGTCCGTTACGTGGACTGGAACATCTTCTCCCGTCTGGGCCGCCCGTACATGAAACAGTACCGGCATGAAGAAGAGATGCATGTCGTCATCATTGTCGATGCGTCCTCCTCCATGATGTTCGAAAATAAATTCACCCTTGCCAAACAGCTCGCCACTGCCCTCGGCATCATGAGTATTATGAGCCTCGAACGGTTGTCGATCTACGGTTGTCATATGCAGGGGCTTCATCCTTTCCAGCTCCCTCCCTGTAGCGGTCGGACCAGCCTGAAGCGATTGCTCGCTTTCATGGAAGGACTTGAAGGAGGAGGCGATCAACCTATCGATCAAGCCGTCGAGTCTGTTTTACGCACGCATCGCGGTCGTGGCATTTGTGTGTTGCTTTCCGACTTCCTGACCCTAGGAGACCTGTCTAAGTCCTTTAACATGCTTTACAGCCGTGGGTTGGAAGTGATGGGCTTGCAAGTTCTCGGGCCGTCCGAAATCCATCCCGATCTCACCGGCGATATCAGACTGGTCGATTCCGAATACGGTTCAACACTCGACATCTCCTCCGCAGGTGACCTTTTAGAACTCTATCAGGAACATCGCCTCGCACTCGAAGAACAACTCGCCCTGCAGTGCCGTCAACGAAGTGGTCGGTTCCTGTCAATCAATTCCGAAACAACAGTGGAGCAAATCTTGTTTGATCTCTTGCGACGGGAAGGATGGGTCCAATGA
- a CDS encoding vWA domain-containing protein — protein sequence MSWIGFQALHFGWLFLLLIPLVLFYFLKLKRPQQRVSSLVLWQQVLDDQRVNSPFQRFKRNILLLLQLLLLTLLILAAIQPFLTGDAERARYIPIVVDTSASMGAVDAETGESRLDVARKRIGEMIDSLTSDQKMSLVSVDASARRLTEFTDDKRMLRKALENLEAVDLPSEIEDGLRMVQAMSRTVPVEEVILFSDGNFPEQINFELPFSINYQQIPTVTANLGITSFNAQRTDDNSWDVFAVIEAAQETIGAELKLLKNGEVIDQSTILVGQETPHRFGVRIEVNDAAQFELQLIPKQHDSLAADNRAFLTIPRTRALRVFVDPEMLAFRHVLSSLERIEVYPAPGTDPETAAGDFDLILSQEPPTSIRSAPLEFYEGYTPTDLETLVSVNEDQAMVVDWFRTSPLLQHVQLQNLIINEEPAYSEGAGGKQLQDLGYEILVHGQQGPLLLQQKQIERTRYFMLFRAGLSTLPYRIGFPVLVTNLVQQAMEVAGLSNASAAKTGVLPGELVSRETDYNITGPHDLSRKLSSDNHGILAGISAPYVGEYEIREGGDLIARRGASLVNPHESSLVSNNKIQFDELPVSAAAQRVDTDKPLWRYLAFGAFGFLILEWWFFQRRPLGANKI from the coding sequence ATGAGCTGGATCGGTTTTCAGGCTCTCCATTTCGGCTGGCTCTTCCTGCTGCTAATTCCGTTGGTCCTGTTTTATTTCCTGAAATTGAAACGACCACAGCAACGCGTTTCGTCCCTCGTCCTCTGGCAACAGGTCCTGGACGATCAACGAGTGAATTCTCCGTTCCAAAGGTTCAAACGGAACATTCTCCTTCTGCTCCAACTCCTGCTCCTGACATTGTTAATTCTGGCGGCGATCCAACCCTTTCTAACGGGCGACGCGGAACGGGCCCGGTATATCCCCATCGTAGTCGACACTTCCGCCAGTATGGGGGCCGTCGATGCTGAAACAGGGGAATCCCGGTTGGATGTCGCGCGAAAACGCATTGGCGAGATGATCGACAGCCTGACCTCCGATCAAAAGATGTCGCTGGTCTCGGTCGACGCCTCGGCGCGGCGATTGACGGAATTCACCGACGACAAACGGATGTTACGAAAAGCTCTCGAGAACCTGGAGGCTGTCGATCTCCCCAGTGAGATCGAAGATGGCCTGCGGATGGTACAAGCCATGTCTCGAACGGTGCCCGTGGAAGAAGTGATTCTCTTTTCGGATGGGAATTTCCCCGAACAGATTAACTTCGAGCTTCCTTTTTCGATTAACTATCAACAAATCCCCACGGTCACGGCCAACCTCGGAATTACTTCCTTCAACGCGCAACGCACCGACGATAACTCCTGGGACGTGTTCGCCGTGATTGAGGCCGCTCAAGAAACGATAGGAGCCGAGCTTAAGTTATTGAAGAACGGGGAGGTCATCGACCAATCGACGATTCTCGTCGGACAGGAAACACCGCATCGGTTTGGAGTCCGTATTGAGGTCAACGACGCTGCCCAGTTCGAACTTCAATTAATTCCCAAACAACACGATTCTCTCGCTGCCGATAACCGAGCATTTCTGACCATCCCTCGCACTCGTGCCCTCCGCGTCTTCGTCGACCCTGAGATGCTTGCCTTTCGACACGTACTCAGTTCGCTCGAACGGATTGAAGTCTACCCTGCTCCCGGTACCGATCCTGAAACTGCTGCGGGTGACTTCGACCTGATCCTCAGTCAGGAACCACCTACTTCAATTCGTTCCGCACCATTGGAGTTTTACGAGGGGTATACCCCGACTGATCTGGAAACACTCGTTTCCGTGAATGAAGACCAGGCGATGGTGGTCGACTGGTTTCGGACCTCTCCATTGCTACAACATGTTCAACTTCAGAATCTCATCATCAATGAAGAACCCGCCTACTCCGAGGGAGCTGGGGGAAAGCAATTACAGGATCTTGGCTATGAGATTCTGGTCCACGGGCAACAAGGGCCACTTCTCTTGCAACAGAAGCAGATTGAACGAACCCGCTATTTCATGTTGTTCCGTGCCGGGCTGTCAACGTTGCCGTATCGAATCGGTTTTCCGGTTTTGGTAACAAATCTGGTTCAGCAAGCGATGGAAGTCGCCGGACTATCTAATGCCTCCGCCGCGAAAACAGGAGTCTTACCGGGAGAACTCGTTTCCCGGGAAACCGACTACAATATTACTGGACCACACGATTTGAGCCGTAAGTTATCGAGCGACAATCACGGGATTTTGGCGGGGATATCCGCCCCCTATGTCGGTGAATACGAAATCCGAGAGGGAGGTGATCTCATTGCCCGTCGTGGAGCAAGCCTGGTAAATCCCCATGAGTCGTCTCTGGTGTCTAATAACAAAATCCAGTTCGACGAACTGCCCGTTTCCGCTGCAGCACAGCGAGTTGATACGGACAAACCCCTTTGGCGTTATCTTGCTTTTGGAGCGTTCGGATTCCTCATTCTGGAGTGGTGGTTCTTCCAGCGTCGTCCATTGGGGGCGAATAAAATATGA
- a CDS encoding ABC transporter permease: MFRGTFALLQQALRTDSRKMSTHLFMLLFIASILMMLYGVEQESSFRSAPGKDFFMMIGYLNYFAILLAGLGFFSSAITEEKEDGTLGLLKMTGMSPLVLLLGKSTSRLIYALLLLSVQIPFVMLSITLGGVMLNQIIATYVALAAFLIMVANFGLFASVIARNSRQAVLLMVTLAVAYGLAMAILAISLGALRINSPGNTLTIYLQEWLEFLAYNHLWYRLMIIMQTGFNESPFSWQVWGNLIVGGIYFLFSWLLFERCTSSSLQTESGPERIDLFKSKKVDRKNRNRGRAWSHALAWKDFHFIAGGFSQFLLKYILYSLILVGILFLIYMGNNFRWQMEREDISWMLIAFSLIVLGIELCIYAARIFQDEVRWQTLSVLVMLPQSIPQIAYQKIAGCLWGLVPILSFLLLGCALAPENVFEFLENVFFDESGFFGIIMFLSGCVAFLHLVVYLSLYVKWGALPVAIMLSMFYLTCCGIGSSQIMIGSTGSDSGFYFFAFIWIGMFSLISVVLHILTGEKLRDMASK; this comes from the coding sequence ATGTTTCGAGGTACGTTTGCATTGCTACAGCAGGCCTTACGCACCGACTCCCGTAAGATGTCGACGCACCTGTTCATGCTGTTATTCATCGCCTCGATTCTGATGATGTTATACGGTGTCGAACAGGAAAGCTCTTTCCGTTCGGCACCGGGCAAAGACTTCTTCATGATGATCGGCTACCTGAATTACTTCGCCATTCTGCTAGCAGGGCTCGGTTTCTTCAGCTCGGCGATAACAGAGGAGAAAGAAGACGGTACCCTTGGCCTGCTCAAGATGACTGGAATGAGCCCTCTAGTTTTGCTACTGGGGAAATCGACATCACGATTGATCTACGCGCTACTGTTGCTCTCCGTACAGATTCCGTTCGTCATGCTTTCCATTACCTTGGGAGGCGTGATGCTGAATCAGATCATCGCCACCTATGTTGCGTTAGCGGCGTTTCTGATCATGGTTGCGAACTTTGGTTTATTCGCCTCGGTCATCGCGCGGAATTCCAGGCAGGCAGTGCTCTTGATGGTGACTTTAGCCGTTGCGTACGGGTTGGCCATGGCTATTCTGGCGATTAGCTTAGGTGCACTCAGAATAAACTCCCCTGGAAATACCTTGACGATTTACCTACAGGAATGGCTGGAATTTCTAGCGTATAATCACCTCTGGTATCGCTTGATGATTATCATGCAAACCGGTTTCAATGAATCGCCATTTTCGTGGCAGGTCTGGGGAAATCTGATCGTCGGTGGCATCTACTTTCTGTTTTCGTGGTTACTATTCGAACGTTGTACGTCATCCAGTTTGCAAACCGAATCGGGCCCCGAACGAATAGACCTGTTCAAATCGAAAAAAGTCGATCGTAAAAATCGCAATCGGGGCCGCGCATGGAGCCATGCCCTCGCCTGGAAGGACTTTCATTTCATCGCGGGGGGCTTCAGTCAGTTTTTACTCAAGTACATCCTGTACAGCCTGATTCTCGTTGGAATCTTATTTCTCATTTACATGGGAAACAATTTCCGCTGGCAAATGGAGCGGGAAGATATCAGCTGGATGCTGATAGCTTTCTCTTTAATCGTTTTGGGAATTGAACTGTGCATTTATGCTGCACGCATCTTTCAGGATGAAGTTCGCTGGCAGACCCTCTCTGTGCTCGTCATGTTACCACAGTCCATTCCGCAAATTGCCTATCAGAAAATCGCCGGCTGCCTGTGGGGACTAGTCCCCATTCTCAGTTTCCTCCTCTTGGGCTGCGCGCTCGCTCCGGAGAATGTTTTCGAGTTCCTGGAGAACGTTTTCTTCGATGAAAGCGGCTTCTTCGGTATCATTATGTTTTTGAGTGGCTGCGTCGCCTTTCTGCACCTGGTGGTTTACCTTTCTCTGTATGTCAAATGGGGAGCCCTGCCCGTCGCCATAATGCTATCCATGTTCTACCTGACCTGTTGTGGAATCGGGAGTAGTCAAATCATGATCGGTAGTACTGGCAGCGACAGTGGATTCTATTTCTTCGCTTTCATCTGGATTGGGATGTTCAGTCTGATCTCAGTCGTCCTGCATATACTCACGGGGGAAAAGCTCCGCGACATGGCGTCTAAGTAA
- a CDS encoding glycoside hydrolase family protein: MSRSPSLKIMLKFARLAVQSLCCTTCFVCFAADGEKVEQANQPAQHTVIDVGARKQLFVDNRFIASDRGVELVMHRPRRDGHILIKADQSWEEGGQIMVYSSVLRENGKTRVWYDLLTPTGEGPYDHQRRVCYAESEDGLHFVKPELGLHEVNGSKANNVVLPGVIGGCAVWIDPKADPEHRYKTQTKVYPSGQFHMHSSPDGLNWTKFSRLEPGPGGWDTQSIVFWDPAISRYALFTRYWEDNLDPARRFRTVRRLESDDLRNWDRQTIVMQPDDQDLATHQTSTLKPPVDFYGADVFRYEDVYIMLAQTFWHWYPRAEGPGPSTFDVRLAISRDGKSFERVGQRSPFLSLGPEGEFDSRFVWAMPDPVRMGDELWFYYVGSNRDHDRVVDPANGGEHRAGVSRAVLRLDGFVSANAGYEGGEMTTPLIRFTGQSLELNVDTGGGGSVLVELLDEEGQPLPGYSKNDTVPVIGNSVNMPVSWEGGTDVSELAGRPIRLRFHMQDCQLYAFQFVE; the protein is encoded by the coding sequence ATGTCTCGATCCCCTTCGTTGAAGATCATGCTGAAGTTTGCTCGCCTGGCGGTGCAATCTCTATGTTGCACCACTTGCTTTGTTTGCTTCGCTGCAGACGGAGAGAAGGTGGAACAAGCAAATCAACCTGCTCAACATACCGTCATCGACGTGGGAGCCAGGAAACAGCTGTTCGTTGATAACCGATTCATTGCCTCCGATCGCGGTGTCGAACTCGTCATGCATCGCCCTCGACGGGATGGACACATTCTGATTAAAGCGGACCAGTCGTGGGAAGAAGGTGGCCAGATTATGGTCTACTCAAGCGTGCTCCGAGAGAACGGCAAGACACGTGTCTGGTACGATTTGTTAACGCCCACAGGAGAAGGTCCGTATGACCATCAACGGCGTGTCTGTTATGCGGAGTCCGAAGATGGACTCCATTTTGTCAAACCCGAACTTGGATTGCATGAAGTAAATGGCTCGAAAGCGAACAACGTGGTTCTCCCTGGTGTTATAGGTGGTTGTGCTGTTTGGATTGATCCCAAAGCCGATCCCGAGCACCGGTACAAGACTCAGACGAAAGTTTATCCGAGTGGGCAATTTCATATGCACAGCTCACCAGACGGACTGAACTGGACGAAGTTCTCCCGACTCGAACCGGGCCCGGGAGGTTGGGATACTCAGAGCATCGTATTCTGGGATCCCGCCATCAGCCGCTATGCATTATTCACGCGCTACTGGGAGGATAATCTAGATCCTGCACGGCGTTTCCGCACAGTCCGCCGACTTGAATCCGACGACCTTCGAAACTGGGACCGCCAAACGATTGTGATGCAACCGGATGACCAGGATCTGGCAACACACCAGACTTCGACACTTAAGCCACCGGTCGACTTTTACGGAGCGGATGTTTTTCGGTACGAGGACGTCTATATCATGCTGGCACAGACGTTCTGGCACTGGTATCCGCGTGCGGAAGGGCCGGGCCCCTCCACATTCGATGTGCGTCTGGCCATCAGCCGGGATGGCAAATCCTTCGAACGAGTCGGCCAAAGAAGTCCGTTTCTTTCACTGGGGCCAGAGGGAGAATTCGATTCGCGATTCGTATGGGCAATGCCCGATCCAGTTCGAATGGGGGACGAACTTTGGTTTTATTATGTGGGCAGTAATCGTGATCATGATCGCGTCGTCGACCCTGCTAATGGAGGAGAGCATCGCGCTGGCGTGAGTCGGGCGGTCCTCCGACTGGACGGTTTCGTTTCGGCCAATGCCGGTTATGAAGGGGGAGAGATGACCACTCCTCTGATCCGTTTCACGGGACAGTCTTTAGAGCTGAATGTGGACACGGGAGGCGGCGGCTCAGTTTTGGTAGAGCTATTAGACGAAGAGGGTCAACCATTGCCCGGATATTCTAAGAATGACACCGTCCCCGTGATTGGAAATTCCGTCAACATGCCAGTGTCGTGGGAAGGTGGTACCGATGTCAGTGAATTGGCCGGTCGTCCCATTCGCCTCCGCTTCCACATGCAGGACTGTCAGCTCTATGCATTTCAATTTGTGGAATAG
- a CDS encoding ABC transporter ATP-binding protein, which translates to MSNTPSVENTSPESATELKTGEPGSLPAIEMKGVSHRFKDHNALDGVTFNVPQGALHGFVGPNGAGKTTSLKLICTLLKPQTGQVRVMGKSVTTHVKEVRQLIGFMPDHFSSYRQMTVFEYLDFFGAAYGLSMRRRNEVIDDILELTDMAGRQQSLVGGLSRGMQQRVSLARVLINDPQLLLLDEPASGLDPRARIELMEILQALQEMGKTIFISSHILKELEELCDSVTIIDRGRIKYSGTMDDLRDHGHENIAYRIQLVNGTEDPIETLLGIQGVVSADSVGKSRAIRIVLDENQIDSNRLLSELIQRNITITSFEKEQRQLNQAFMDLTEQGVR; encoded by the coding sequence ATGTCCAATACCCCTTCGGTTGAGAACACATCACCGGAATCGGCCACCGAATTAAAAACAGGCGAACCGGGTTCGCTCCCTGCCATTGAAATGAAGGGAGTCAGCCATCGGTTCAAAGATCATAACGCTCTAGATGGGGTCACCTTCAATGTTCCCCAAGGAGCCCTCCACGGGTTCGTTGGGCCGAACGGCGCCGGTAAAACGACTTCGCTGAAATTAATTTGTACTCTGCTCAAACCGCAGACCGGTCAAGTCCGAGTCATGGGAAAGAGTGTTACTACGCATGTGAAGGAGGTCCGACAGCTCATCGGGTTCATGCCGGACCATTTCAGCTCTTACCGGCAAATGACTGTTTTCGAATACCTCGATTTCTTCGGCGCCGCCTACGGTCTCTCGATGCGGCGCAGGAATGAAGTCATCGACGATATCCTGGAACTGACCGACATGGCGGGAAGACAACAAAGCCTGGTCGGTGGCCTGTCCCGCGGGATGCAGCAACGCGTCAGCCTGGCCCGTGTGTTGATCAACGATCCCCAGCTTCTACTACTGGATGAACCTGCTTCCGGACTCGACCCCCGTGCTCGTATCGAACTAATGGAGATCCTGCAGGCGCTCCAGGAGATGGGAAAAACGATCTTTATCTCCTCGCACATTTTGAAGGAACTAGAAGAGCTTTGTGACTCGGTGACTATTATCGACCGGGGCCGGATAAAGTATTCCGGAACCATGGACGATCTTCGCGATCACGGACATGAAAACATCGCTTACCGGATCCAGCTGGTCAACGGCACAGAAGATCCCATCGAAACGCTACTTGGAATTCAGGGCGTCGTCTCGGCGGACTCGGTAGGAAAGTCTCGCGCGATTCGCATCGTGCTCGATGAAAACCAGATCGATTCGAACCGTCTGCTGTCGGAATTGATCCAACGGAACATTACGATCACCAGCTTTGAAAAAGAACAACGTCAGCTCAACCAGGCCTTCATGGATCTGACAGAACAGGGAGTCCGCTAA
- a CDS encoding ABC transporter ATP-binding protein, producing MTDSIETNIVEINNLRVHYGKLIAVDGVSFSIPKGEVFGFIGPNGAGKSTTIKVLATLQREFTAEKVLVKGFDVRLQARKVRECIGYMPDYFGKYDNLTSREYLHFFAAAYKIEINKRDAIISDVLELTDLTGKIDAQVDSLSRGMKQRLALARVLLHDPDLLLLDEPASGLDPRARIEIRELLRALRDMGKTILISSHILHELSQLCTSIGIIETGKLVTQGTLEDIYERLSLMRIVHTQVTNLDDDMVARIEKIAGIQSVERQIDRLALRLKEGETSIEELHEKLVESGARIRMFQPEAMDMETAFMKLTEGKTA from the coding sequence ATGACCGACAGCATTGAAACTAACATCGTTGAAATAAACAACCTGCGAGTCCATTACGGCAAACTCATCGCTGTGGATGGAGTCAGCTTTTCGATTCCCAAAGGAGAAGTCTTCGGCTTCATCGGACCGAACGGCGCCGGTAAGTCGACGACAATCAAAGTTCTGGCGACGCTGCAACGGGAGTTCACCGCCGAAAAAGTACTTGTTAAAGGGTTTGATGTTCGTTTGCAGGCTCGCAAAGTACGCGAATGTATCGGTTATATGCCCGACTACTTTGGCAAGTATGACAATCTCACTTCCAGAGAGTATTTGCACTTCTTCGCCGCCGCTTACAAGATTGAGATTAATAAACGGGATGCAATCATCTCCGACGTTCTGGAGCTGACCGACCTGACAGGTAAGATCGATGCCCAGGTCGACTCACTTTCCCGAGGAATGAAACAGCGGTTGGCCCTCGCCCGTGTCCTGTTACATGACCCCGACCTGCTCTTGCTCGACGAACCTGCGTCTGGGCTCGACCCACGAGCCAGAATTGAAATCCGCGAACTTCTGCGGGCACTGCGAGATATGGGAAAAACGATTCTGATTTCTAGCCATATCCTGCACGAGCTTTCCCAACTTTGTACGTCGATCGGCATCATTGAAACAGGAAAGCTCGTCACTCAAGGAACGCTCGAGGATATTTACGAACGACTCAGCCTGATGCGGATCGTGCATACGCAGGTCACCAATCTGGACGACGACATGGTCGCCAGAATAGAGAAGATTGCTGGAATCCAATCAGTCGAACGCCAGATCGATCGATTGGCTCTTCGACTGAAAGAAGGTGAGACGTCCATCGAGGAATTGCATGAGAAGCTCGTCGAAAGTGGAGCGAGGATTCGTATGTTCCAACCGGAAGCGATGGATATGGAAACGGCGTTTATGAAACTGACCGAAGGAAAAACCGCGTGA
- a CDS encoding creatininase family protein — protein sequence MSQATRPAKPVLLGQNTRKEFRERMQSGELKVCIIPVAATEQHLEHLAMDHDYRSVMHVATAAAERNSPHVIVAPSMNIGISEHHMKHIGTLSSMPGSWLGVLFDTIRSMQSAGFEHILVLNGHGGNMAPCKGIWGQFQQRLEINLQFHSYWDLLPSHIWKETMQSGDYPGHAQEFETAFAMYAFPENVDHEAMAAQTDQAPALATPETGKILVESIIDHVAQHVKEMVDGENVWEVPPFFP from the coding sequence ATGAGCCAAGCCACCCGCCCCGCTAAACCTGTTCTGCTTGGTCAGAATACGCGCAAAGAGTTTCGCGAACGGATGCAGTCCGGCGAACTGAAGGTCTGCATCATCCCCGTTGCCGCGACAGAACAGCACCTGGAACATCTGGCGATGGACCACGACTACCGCAGCGTGATGCACGTGGCAACCGCCGCCGCCGAAAGGAACTCACCACATGTGATTGTGGCTCCCTCCATGAACATCGGCATCAGCGAACACCACATGAAACATATCGGCACGCTATCGTCGATGCCGGGCAGTTGGCTGGGTGTGCTGTTCGACACGATCCGCAGCATGCAGTCAGCGGGGTTCGAACATATTCTGGTCCTCAACGGACATGGGGGCAACATGGCCCCCTGCAAAGGGATCTGGGGCCAGTTCCAACAGCGACTCGAAATTAACCTGCAATTTCATTCCTACTGGGATCTCCTCCCGTCCCATATCTGGAAAGAGACGATGCAGTCGGGCGACTACCCGGGTCACGCTCAGGAATTCGAAACCGCCTTCGCCATGTACGCCTTTCCGGAAAACGTCGACCATGAAGCGATGGCTGCTCAGACAGATCAGGCCCCGGCCCTGGCAACTCCCGAGACCGGCAAGATCCTCGTCGAAAGCATCATCGACCACGTTGCCCAACATGTAAAAGAAATGGTCGACGGCGAAAACGTCTGGGAAGTCCCGCCGTTCTTCCCGTAG
- a CDS encoding PP2C family protein-serine/threonine phosphatase: MIPPKHPSPTNSHTASEMNYPQELRLNHRAMESTGEGITIADARLPDIPIIYANKAFYQLTGYSAEDVIDHNCRFLQGSETNPATVEQIREAIKNSREVTVEILNYRKDGTTFWNRLRITPILDADNRVTHFVGVQFDITRRVEAEKKLQAANLQLRSMNQRMKQELEAASRAQFSHLPPDEIEVPGLNIAWTFRPCNELAGDNFNVFKIDDRHVAIYMLDVVGHGVCAALEAVSLSRLLTPFNGESEVLFEKQDPESDQTIVPPAEVLTNLNRRFFAEEARGQFYTILYGIIDLEANEFRYSSAGHPRPILIRDNGETELLESAGFVVGYVEEAEFEEHVVRYSCGDRLYLLTDGVLEAGVPHKEEFGIDRLSRILEGERQRDLTTSLDTLMNELYEWCIETEFADDVSVIALEKKQRYPE, translated from the coding sequence ATGATTCCGCCGAAACATCCTTCTCCAACGAATTCCCACACCGCTTCCGAGATGAACTACCCTCAAGAGCTTCGCTTGAATCACCGCGCCATGGAGAGCACTGGGGAAGGAATCACCATTGCAGATGCCCGGCTGCCTGACATTCCGATCATTTATGCTAATAAGGCGTTTTATCAATTAACCGGCTATTCCGCCGAAGATGTTATTGATCACAATTGCCGTTTCCTCCAAGGCTCTGAGACAAACCCGGCAACCGTGGAACAAATCCGCGAGGCGATTAAGAATTCACGAGAAGTCACCGTCGAGATTCTTAACTACCGAAAAGATGGGACGACCTTCTGGAATCGACTGAGAATCACTCCCATACTCGATGCGGATAATAGAGTGACTCACTTCGTCGGCGTTCAGTTTGACATCACTCGGCGCGTGGAAGCGGAGAAGAAGTTACAAGCAGCCAACCTGCAACTCCGGTCAATGAATCAACGGATGAAGCAAGAGCTGGAAGCGGCTTCGCGAGCTCAGTTCTCTCATCTTCCTCCTGATGAAATTGAAGTCCCCGGCCTTAACATTGCATGGACTTTTCGCCCTTGTAATGAACTTGCGGGTGACAATTTCAACGTGTTCAAAATTGACGATCGGCATGTCGCTATCTACATGCTCGACGTTGTCGGTCATGGCGTTTGCGCGGCGCTCGAAGCCGTGTCGTTGTCGCGACTCCTTACGCCATTTAATGGAGAATCTGAGGTATTGTTCGAAAAGCAAGACCCAGAAAGCGACCAGACGATAGTTCCGCCTGCGGAGGTTCTTACCAACTTAAACCGGCGATTTTTTGCAGAAGAGGCGCGCGGTCAGTTCTACACCATCCTCTACGGCATTATTGACCTGGAAGCTAATGAATTTCGATATTCTTCTGCCGGACATCCTCGACCGATTCTCATTAGAGATAATGGCGAAACGGAACTGCTGGAGTCCGCCGGTTTTGTCGTGGGGTATGTCGAAGAGGCGGAATTCGAAGAACACGTTGTTCGTTACTCATGCGGGGACCGGCTTTACCTGCTTACCGACGGAGTCCTGGAGGCGGGAGTCCCCCATAAGGAAGAATTTGGAATTGACCGGCTTTCCAGAATACTGGAAGGAGAACGCCAGAGAGATCTGACAACCAGCCTCGACACGCTGATGAACGAATTATACGAGTGGTGCATCGAGACAGAGTTTGCCGACGACGTATCTGTGATTGCCCTGGAAAAAAAACAGCGTTATCCTGAATGA